The following nucleotide sequence is from Halorussus caseinilyticus.
TCGCGGACCCGCCGCCGCCGTCGCCGCCCGAGGTGTCGCTGTCGGCGGAGAACGACCCGAAGTCGCCCTGTCGCCACGCGAACGCGGCCGCGAGACCGAGCAAGACGACGACCGCCGCGATGAACGCCATCAGGAGCGACCAGTCGTCGCCGCCGGTGGGTGGCTGAGTCGCGTTCTTGGGTTTCTCGACAGTCGTCGCATTCCCGTCGCCGGATTCTGTCGTCGTTGTTGTCGTTCCTTTGATAGGTTCGAACTTCACGCGGGGGCGCTGGTCGGTGAAGTCACGTTCGCCCTGCCACGTCACCGATTCGCTGGCCGTCAGGGTGTCACCCGAGGGCGTCGCCGACCGCTGGGGGCCTACCGACTCGAACTTGAGACCGGGACCGCTGTGGACGACCAGCGACTGGTTCGGCCCGATGTAGAGTCCCCCCTCGAACACGTCGCCTATCATGATGTTGCCGCTGTCGTCCTCGGAGTAGCCGAATCCGGTCCACTGGAAGGACATCTTCACGATGCCACGGTTGTTGTTGACGAGTCCGCCGATGTAGGCCTTCTTCGAGAAGCTTTCGGCCTTCATCACGCGGTCGGTGGTGTTGTGCCCGGCGCTGGTCAACTGGCGTGCCTGCTCTCTGAAGTTCTCGTACAGTCGCGTGGAGTTGTTGTTGAACTCGTCGGCGAACTGCTCGAACTGCTGGCGCTCGGTGTCGTTGTTGAGGGTCCGCTGGTAGGTAAACGTCCACTCTGCGGTGCCGTTCTCGTAGACGGTGATGTGGAATTCAACGCTGTCGAAGTTCTCGGTCACGGCAAGCGTCTGCGGGGCGGCGGACACCTCGCGGGCATCGTGACTGCCCGAAGCCGTCGCTACGGGGGCCGTCCCGACGAGTATCACGACTACAAGGGCGACAGCCAGCAGCCGTCTCATGTACCTTAATCCTCCATTGCCCGGTATAAAAGACCTTTTGACGTGGGCCTGTCACCGAACCACGGTTCCACGCCTCACGACACGTGTTGGCGACTGCCACGCGGTCACGTCGTCCAGCGGGTCGTCCCCGAGGACCACGAGGTCCGCACGAGTGCCTTCGGCGACCGTTCCGACGCCCTCTACTCCGAGCAAGTCCGCGGCGTTGACCGTCGCCGCCTCCAACGCGGCTCGCTCCGAGAGACCGTGACGGACCATCAACTCCAGTTCCTCGGGGATGTCGCCGTGGTAGTTGAACGGCGTCCCGGCGTCGGTCCCCATGGCGATTTCGACGCCAGCGTCGAGCGCGTACTCGAACGCCTCGTCCCACGCTTCCTTGGCTTTTTCGGCCTTCTCGACGGCGAACTCGGGGATTCCGGCTTCGGTCCCGGCCTCCACGATGCCGTAGAGCGCCTTCCCGGTCGGCACCCAGTAAGTGCCCCGGTCGGCCATCAGTTCGGCCGCCTCACGGTCCATGAACGTGCCGTGTTCGACGCTCGAAATCCCGGCCCGGACCGCGTTCTTGATGCCCGCGGTGCCGTGGGCGTGGGCCGCCGTGGGAACCCGTTTGGCGTCGGCCACGTCCACGAGGGCGTCGAGTTCCGCCTCGTCGAGTTCGGGCGCGCCCGTCAGCGCGCCCTCGGTCAGGACGCCGCCGGTCGCCATGCACTTCACCACGTCGGCACCGCGCTTGAGTTGCTCGCGGACCGCCTTCTTCACCTCGGCCACGCCGTCGGCCTCCCGGCCGAACCAGTGGCCGTGTCCGCCGGTCATCACGACGTTCTCGCCGCAGGCGAGAACTCTCGGTCCCTCCAGTACGCCGCGCCCGACGGCGGTTCCGGCGTCGAGCGCGAGCGACCCGGGTGCGCCGAGGTCCCGGACCGTCGTCACGCCCGCGTCGAGTGCGTCCCGGAGGTTGGCCGTCGCGCGGTAGGCCAGTGTCGCCTCGCTGTCGTCGTGGACCTCGCTCGGGTCGGGCCGACCGTCCATCATGAGGTGGACGTGGGCGTCTACGAGTCCCGGCGCGACGAACTGGCCGGTCGCGTCGATTTCCTCGTCGGATTCGTCCGGTACGTCACCGACTGACACGACTTCGCCGTCTTCGACCGCCACGTCCGCCTCTCGCCGCCCGTCGGCGTCCACGACGGTCCCGCCTCGAAGTATGAGCATATTTACCACTTTGCACGCTCCACCCTAAACCTCGGGGTAGCGGCATCTCGGCGTCGTCTCCTCGGAGAGTCGGCGGTTAACTCTGGCTTAACTCGCCGCGAGAACTGGTCGGGGAGGGTCCGCAACTCGGCCCCGGCGAAAGAGCCAACCCCTTCGCCGTCGCATCGAGGGTATGGCAGACGACCCGCTCGACGGAAAGGTAGCACTGGTCACGGGCGCGAGTTCGGGTATCGGGGAGGCGACGGCCCACGCGCTTGCGCGCGACGGCGCGCGGGTCGCGCTCGCGGCCCGCCGCCAGAAGGCGCTGAACGACGTGGCGAAGAAGATAGAGCGCGAGTGGGACGCCGAGACGCTGGCGGTCCAGACCAACGTCCGCGACGAGGATTCGGTCGAAGGGACCGTCGAGTCGGTCGTCTCGGAGTTCGGCCGACTCGACGTGCTGGTGAACAACGCGGGGATGGCCTGCGGCGAGTCGGTGGCGGACCTCGGCACCGACGAGTACCGCCGGATGATGGAGACCAACGTAGACGGCGTGTTCTACGCCACGCGCGCGTCGGTTCCTCACCTCCGAGAGACCGAGGGCAACCTCGTCTTCGTCGGAAGTTTCGCCGGGCAGTACCCCCGGCCGTTCAACCCGGTCTACGCCGCCACTAAGTGGTGGGTCCGGGGGTTCGCCCACAGCATGGAGGGCAACGTCGGCGCGGACGGCGTGGCGGTCACGGTGGTCAACCCCTCGGAGGTCCGGACCGAGTTCGGCGGGGCCTACGGCGAGTCGTTCGCCGAGCGATTCGCGGAGGGCGAAGTCACC
It contains:
- a CDS encoding helix-turn-helix transcriptional regulator translates to MRRLLAVALVVVILVGTAPVATASGSHDAREVSAAPQTLAVTENFDSVEFHITVYENGTAEWTFTYQRTLNNDTERQQFEQFADEFNNNSTRLYENFREQARQLTSAGHNTTDRVMKAESFSKKAYIGGLVNNNRGIVKMSFQWTGFGYSEDDSGNIMIGDVFEGGLYIGPNQSLVVHSGPGLKFESVGPQRSATPSGDTLTASESVTWQGERDFTDQRPRVKFEPIKGTTTTTTESGDGNATTVEKPKNATQPPTGGDDWSLLMAFIAAVVVLLGLAAAFAWRQGDFGSFSADSDTSGGDGGGGSATAGNGGTQTTEPSVSDEELLTDEARVKKLLDENGGRMKQVNIVEETGWSKSKVSMLLSEMEEDGDISKLRVGRENIISLEGHEPDAAGSPLEGE
- a CDS encoding metal-dependent hydrolase family protein → MLILRGGTVVDADGRREADVAVEDGEVVSVGDVPDESDEEIDATGQFVAPGLVDAHVHLMMDGRPDPSEVHDDSEATLAYRATANLRDALDAGVTTVRDLGAPGSLALDAGTAVGRGVLEGPRVLACGENVVMTGGHGHWFGREADGVAEVKKAVREQLKRGADVVKCMATGGVLTEGALTGAPELDEAELDALVDVADAKRVPTAAHAHGTAGIKNAVRAGISSVEHGTFMDREAAELMADRGTYWVPTGKALYGIVEAGTEAGIPEFAVEKAEKAKEAWDEAFEYALDAGVEIAMGTDAGTPFNYHGDIPEELELMVRHGLSERAALEAATVNAADLLGVEGVGTVAEGTRADLVVLGDDPLDDVTAWQSPTRVVRRGTVVR
- a CDS encoding SDR family oxidoreductase — its product is MADDPLDGKVALVTGASSGIGEATAHALARDGARVALAARRQKALNDVAKKIEREWDAETLAVQTNVRDEDSVEGTVESVVSEFGRLDVLVNNAGMACGESVADLGTDEYRRMMETNVDGVFYATRASVPHLRETEGNLVFVGSFAGQYPRPFNPVYAATKWWVRGFAHSMEGNVGADGVAVTVVNPSEVRTEFGGAYGESFAERFAEGEVTEPEEVAEAIAFAAEQEKSTISELDIYRRDKFSGF